One genomic segment of Nerophis lumbriciformis linkage group LG20, RoL_Nlum_v2.1, whole genome shotgun sequence includes these proteins:
- the LOC133619251 gene encoding uncharacterized protein, with protein sequence MDDYCYAKMATSAKREHERESTSSKSPTEIKTKDEDVQQLIGNPEEVSPQLGGNSALKEETPQPPCIKKEEEELCITQEGECLLGREEADYTKFPLSILSVKTKDDEEKPQADNLLAPLSDSEAEDEVEVTLSSDTDCEGDMRTHTDNKHSECSTKKKSKNGFSCSVCAKSFPKNSQLTYHMRTHTGETPFTCPFCRNSFSQKSSWTRHMKLHTGEKPFNCSVCGKSFSQKSNWASHNRTHTGEKPYNCSVCGKGVARKNHLTEHMRMHTGEKPYNCSVCGKRFSLQGSLTQHMRTHTGEKKFTCSVCGKSCSQSTHLTGHMRIHTGEKPFNCSVCCKSFSHSSGLSQHMRRHSGQKTFNCSVCHESFSLKGKYSQHMKTHAGEKIYSCSV encoded by the exons atggacgactactgctatgctaagatggcgacgtccgctaaaagagaacatgaaagagaatcaacttccagcaaatcaccaacggagataaagacgaaagatgaag acgtccagcagctgatcggtaatccagaagaagtttcccctcagttaggggggaaCTCCGCTCTGAAggaggagactccacaaccaccctgcattaaaaaggaagaggaggaactctgcatcactcaggagggagagtgtcttctaggacgagaggaagctgattacaccaagtttccactgagtattctctctgtgaagactaaagatgatgaagagaaaccacaagcagacaacctcttagctccactatcagatagtgaggctgaagacgaggttgaagtaactttgagcagcgacacagactgtgaaggtgatatgaggactcacactgacaacaaacactctgaatgctctacaaagaagaaAAGTAAAAATGGTTtcagctgctcagtttgtgctaaaagtTTTCCTAAAAACAGCCAATTAACTtatcacatgagaacacacacaggagaaacacCATTTACTTGTCCATTTTGCCGTAACAGCTTTTCTCAAAAGAGCAGTTGGACCCGTCACATGAAActgcacacaggagaaaaaccatttaattgttctgtttgcggtaaaagcttttctcaaaagagCAATTGGGCGTCTCACAacagaacgcacacaggagaaaaaccgtataattgttcagtttgtggtaaaggtGTTGCCAGAAAGAAccatttgactgaacacatgagaatgcacacaggagaaaaaccatataACTGTTCAGTATGCGGTAAAAGGTTTTCGCTACAGGGCAGTTTGACGCAACACAtgcgaacacacacaggagaaaaaaaatttacttgttcagtttgtggtaaaagctgtTCTCAAAGCACCCATTTGActggacacatgagaatacacacaggagaaaaaccctttaattgttcagtttgctgTAAAAGTTTTTCTCATAGCAGTGGTTTGAGTCAACACATGAGAAGGCACAGTGGGCAAAAAACTtttaactgttcagtttgtcATGAAAGCTTTTCTCTCAAGGGCAAATACTCacaacacatgaaaacacacgctGGAGAAAAAATATACAGCTGTTCAGTTTGA
- the LOC133619219 gene encoding uncharacterized protein gives MDDYCYAKMATSAKREHERESTSSKSPTEIKTKDEDVHQAICHPEELPPQLGGSSTLKQETPQPPHIKKEEEELWITQKGDCFLGLQEADLTKLPLTVVSVKTEDDEEKPQVDNLLAPLSDSEVEGEVEETLSSDIDCEGDMRTHTDNQDSEFSKNKRGKTCLICSICGKSFTNKRYLTQHMITHSGEKTFTCSVCGKSFSQKRSLLQHMGTHTGEKTFSCSVCGKSFTRKSHLIQHMRTHTGEKTFSCSVCGRSFSRKGTMSQHARTHTGEKPFTCVVCGKSFSQKSCLPQHMRTHTGEKPFNCSVCGKSFTMKTHVTNHMRTHTGEKPFNCSVCGKTFSRNIHLTHHTKLHTGEKSFKCSVCGKPFSTKRYLTQHMRTHTGEKMCHCPVCGKTFCRSSYLPEHMKLHAEEKPFNCSLCGRSFSFKGYWTKHMKTHTEVFPFSCSICGERFPHNADAVKHARTHMVQ, from the coding sequence acgtccatcAGGCGATTTGTCATCCAGAAGAACTTccccctcagttaggggggagctccactttgaagcaggagactccacaaccacctcacattaaaaaggaagaggaggaactctggatcACTCAGAAAGGAGATTGTTTTCTTGGATTGCAGGaagctgatctcaccaagttgccactgactgttgtctctgtgaagactgaagatgatgaagagaaaccacaagtagacaacctcttagctccactatcagatagtgaggttgAAGGCGAGGTTGAAGAAACTTTAAGCAGCGATatagactgtgaaggtgatatgaggactcacactgacaaccagGACTCTGAATTCTCTAAAAAtaagagaggtaaaacatgtttgattTGCTCAAtttgtggtaaaagttttacTAATAAGAGGTATCTGACTCAACACATGATAACACActcaggagaaaaaacatttacttgttcagtgtgtggcaaaagcttttctcaaaagagGAGTTTGCTTCAACACAtgggaacacacactggagaaaaaacatttagttgttcagtttgtggtaaaagttttacTCGAAAGAGCCACTTgattcaacacatgagaacacacacaggagaaaaaacatttagttgttcagtttgcggtaGAAGCTTTTCTCGAAAGGGAACTATGAGTCAACAcgcgagaacacacacaggagaaaaaccatttacttgcgtagtttgtggtaaaagcttttctcaaaagagCTGTTTgcctcaacacatgagaacgcacacgggagaaaaaccgttTAACTGTTCAGTATGTGGCAAAAGCTTTACTATGAAGACCCATGTGACTaatcacatgagaacacacacgggtgaaaaaccatttaactgttcagtttgtggtaaaacatTTTCTCGAAACATCCATTTGACCCACCATACAAAATTACACACGGGAGAGAAATCATTTAAGTGTTCCGTTTGTGGCAAACCTTTTTCTACTAAGAGGTATTTGacccaacacatgagaacacacacaggtgagaaaatgTGTCATTGTCCAGTTTGTGGTAAAACGTTTTGCCGAAGCAGCTATTTGCCCGAACACATGAAATTACACGCGGAAGAAAAACCGTTTAACTGCTCACTCTGCGGCAGAAGCTTTTCTTTTAAGGGCTATTGGActaaacacatgaaaacacacacagaagTGTTTCCATTTAGTTGTTCAATTTGTGGTGAAAGGTTCCCGCACAATGCAGACGCAGTAAAACACGCAAGAACACACATGGTCCAGTAA